A single Deltaproteobacteria bacterium DNA region contains:
- a CDS encoding epoxide hydrolase yields YNLQRWTVMPQGGHFAPMEEPERLVEDVRTFFRAFR; encoded by the coding sequence CTACAACCTGCAGCGCTGGACGGTGATGCCACAAGGTGGTCATTTCGCCCCGATGGAAGAGCCTGAGCGCTTGGTAGAGGACGTCCGGACCTTCTTTCGTGCGTTCCGCTAA
- a CDS encoding enoyl-CoA hydratase/isomerase family protein, whose amino-acid sequence MQIQYGDVAVTVTEGVATVELQRPPHNLLDFALLQTLATAFESLDHEAYCRAIVLASVGTHFCAGAHFSYLQGQAEQQTWSADAGNPWYAEVVRLYACRKPVIGAIHGAAIGGGFGLALVPDFRVLCPETRLAANFVTLGFHPGSGLSLVLPRVIGPQRAALLCYTGRRIGGEEAFAWGLGDVLTTQANVRNAALELAHEIAANAPQAVQSVRATMRDGLAERVRAATAHEYREQHWLRQTHDHQEGLRAVAERRPARFIGR is encoded by the coding sequence ATGCAGATACAGTATGGCGATGTGGCCGTGACGGTGACTGAGGGAGTGGCGACCGTGGAGCTGCAACGCCCGCCACACAATCTGCTTGATTTTGCGCTGCTCCAGACGTTGGCGACTGCGTTCGAGTCTCTCGATCATGAAGCGTACTGTCGAGCTATTGTGCTTGCCTCGGTCGGTACCCATTTCTGTGCTGGCGCCCATTTCAGCTATCTGCAGGGACAAGCCGAACAGCAAACCTGGAGTGCAGACGCAGGCAATCCTTGGTACGCCGAGGTCGTGCGACTGTACGCCTGCCGCAAACCCGTAATCGGGGCGATTCACGGCGCGGCGATCGGTGGTGGCTTCGGCCTGGCGCTGGTGCCAGACTTCCGGGTGCTGTGTCCAGAAACACGCCTCGCCGCGAATTTTGTGACCTTAGGCTTTCATCCCGGCTCTGGGCTCTCCCTGGTACTACCACGGGTGATCGGCCCGCAACGAGCCGCGCTGCTTTGCTACACCGGCCGTCGCATTGGTGGGGAAGAAGCGTTTGCGTGGGGGTTAGGCGACGTGCTGACCACACAAGCAAATGTGCGGAATGCCGCGCTAGAACTAGCGCATGAAATTGCCGCGAATGCGCCGCAGGCGGTGCAGTCCGTGCGCGCCACGATGCGGGACGGACTCGCGGAGAGAGTGCGAGCGGCCACGGCGCACGAGTATCGCGAACAGCATTGGTTGCGGCAGACGCACGATCATCAGGAAGGATTACGTGCCGTAGCGGAACGTCGCCCTGCGCGGTTTATCGGACGCTAA
- a CDS encoding amidohydrolase: protein MRATHAVAFPKEVDVRSPMSCKMEDGGTMSLYNSPLLYSCTAAGTTTPSTHRRPRKRAGRSPLTVDIHCHIATPECQPLVRDIFTPDKEPFTRFSTPETQEINQRMFASVAPKLTSPAEHLKDMDAMGIDIQVISPSPTQYYYWTDGELGVQLAQLQNNRVAEIVQAHPTRFAGMGTVPLQDIDRAIQEIERCTRELGLRAVEVSSNINGVDYDDPRFAPFFTKAEELGVLLFMHPIGFTDGARLREYYLTNTIGQPLESTVAVSRMIFGGVFERHPQLKFCVAHGGGYLPYYAGRMDHAYTVRPECQRAISRPPSAYLPVVLRQCHLHGDDARCTDRHGGK from the coding sequence TTGCGTGCGACGCACGCAGTCGCCTTTCCTAAAGAAGTCGACGTTCGCTCGCCCATGTCATGCAAGATGGAAGACGGAGGAACAATGAGTCTGTACAACTCTCCGTTACTGTATTCGTGTACAGCAGCAGGTACAACGACACCAAGTACGCACCGCCGACCACGAAAACGTGCGGGCCGCAGTCCCCTGACAGTCGATATCCACTGCCATATCGCTACGCCCGAGTGTCAGCCACTTGTGCGTGATATCTTTACCCCCGACAAAGAGCCGTTTACGCGCTTCTCGACACCGGAGACCCAGGAAATTAATCAGCGCATGTTTGCCAGTGTCGCTCCCAAACTGACTTCCCCAGCAGAGCACCTTAAAGATATGGATGCGATGGGTATCGATATTCAAGTCATTTCGCCGTCCCCTACGCAATACTATTACTGGACTGACGGTGAGTTAGGCGTACAGTTAGCGCAACTGCAAAACAATCGCGTAGCAGAAATTGTCCAGGCTCATCCCACGCGCTTTGCCGGGATGGGAACAGTGCCGCTGCAAGACATTGACCGTGCCATACAGGAGATTGAGCGTTGCACGCGTGAACTCGGTCTCCGTGCGGTCGAGGTGTCGAGTAACATCAATGGCGTCGACTACGACGATCCGCGTTTTGCCCCCTTCTTTACCAAGGCCGAGGAACTCGGCGTGTTGCTCTTTATGCATCCCATCGGCTTTACCGACGGAGCACGTTTACGCGAATATTACCTCACCAACACGATCGGGCAGCCGTTGGAGTCGACGGTTGCCGTCTCGCGTATGATCTTCGGCGGCGTGTTCGAGCGGCACCCACAGCTCAAATTCTGTGTGGCGCATGGCGGCGGCTATCTGCCGTACTACGCTGGCCGCATGGATCACGCGTACACGGTGCGGCCCGAGTGTCAACGTGCGATTTCACGACCACCAAGTGCGTATTTGCCAGTTGTACTACGACAGTGTCATTTACACGGGGACGACGCTCGCTGCACTGATCGCCACGGTGGGAAGTGA
- a CDS encoding aldolase — MSGREGLRMTRPKDRHSKCTKLLWSDVVPPLLYTLVEGAVLLFLTSATEPVMPSTTTHVPEAGMAQARLNKVIDLLEQGKVVFGGGMAWTGNIDEAMAFADLGYDFVIFEMEHEGFHLPGLRLSLQFLLDRKRIASKGNLQPDVVPFVRVPPNARERNQWIIKQALDTGIYGLIVPHLDTVEQAQAMVVASRYPQAVGAPDTEPVGERGWWYRLAPRYWGLSLPEYYKVADVWPLDPNGELFLMPIVEGIQGVKNLPDILRNVKGISAIWAGSGDLSIEMGTGGNMSDPRVEEGVQQILKTCKEFNVPCATIASPDTIEQRIEQGFRIIVTMPARVDRTLEMGKRIAGR; from the coding sequence ATGAGCGGACGCGAAGGGCTCAGAATGACACGCCCAAAGGACCGTCATAGCAAGTGTACAAAGCTCCTGTGGTCTGATGTAGTTCCGCCTCTGCTGTATACACTCGTTGAGGGAGCAGTCCTGCTTTTCTTGACTTCAGCAACAGAACCTGTCATGCCCAGCACGACAACTCATGTACCGGAGGCGGGTATGGCACAAGCGCGGTTAAACAAAGTGATCGACCTCTTAGAGCAAGGGAAAGTGGTGTTCGGTGGTGGAATGGCATGGACAGGCAATATCGATGAGGCCATGGCCTTTGCCGATCTCGGCTATGATTTTGTCATCTTTGAAATGGAACACGAAGGCTTTCATTTGCCAGGGCTCCGCCTGTCACTCCAGTTCTTGCTGGATCGTAAGCGCATCGCCAGCAAAGGCAATCTGCAACCCGATGTCGTGCCATTCGTGCGTGTGCCGCCCAATGCACGTGAGCGCAATCAGTGGATCATCAAGCAAGCGCTGGATACCGGCATTTATGGCCTCATCGTGCCGCACCTGGATACCGTCGAACAGGCACAGGCGATGGTCGTGGCCAGCCGCTACCCACAGGCGGTCGGTGCGCCTGATACCGAACCAGTTGGTGAGCGTGGCTGGTGGTATCGTCTCGCCCCACGCTACTGGGGCTTGAGTCTGCCTGAGTATTATAAGGTTGCTGACGTATGGCCACTTGATCCAAACGGTGAGTTATTTCTCATGCCGATCGTTGAAGGTATACAAGGAGTGAAGAATCTGCCAGACATTCTGCGCAACGTGAAAGGCATTAGTGCTATCTGGGCAGGCTCAGGTGATCTGTCGATCGAGATGGGCACGGGCGGTAACATGAGCGATCCACGTGTCGAAGAAGGGGTACAACAAATCCTCAAGACCTGTAAAGAGTTTAACGTCCCGTGCGCAACCATCGCCAGTCCTGACACCATCGAGCAGCGCATCGAACAAGGATTTCGCATTATTGTCACCATGCCTGCCCGGGTCGATCGCACCTTGGAGATGGGGAAACGCATCGCTGGACGGTAA
- a CDS encoding MFS transporter has product MITAEHTNQKVFYGWWVVVAAGIGSFMSFGPIIAFTFGVFIKPLSEEFGWSRTDISLAFSLSLFMLSGMAPIVGRLVDRFGARRVIIPSVFIFGLGVTSMAFLSASLWHFYAVYLVLGLVSVGAATLPYLAVVSQWFDRRRGLALGLAMIGVGLGTFIMPSLAQHLIDVVGWRSAYAILGVMVIGVTIPVVALFLKETPALMGLHPDGADHTHLTERQAHSEAEGMSSREAWHAVTFWFIFAAFFLMSVSVHGCLIHLVPMLTDRGLSDQSAALATSLLGGALLVGRVGAGYLLDRFTATAVATGFLAGAALGVFLLWCEAIGSLAFLAAILVGLGVGAETDLMPYVVSRYFGLRAFGEILGWVLMAWGLGGVVGPYLMGVGFDSTGSYSAVLAAFMGATVIAAGLMARLGPYRFWEPAVEAA; this is encoded by the coding sequence ATGATAACCGCGGAACACACAAACCAGAAGGTATTTTACGGTTGGTGGGTTGTGGTCGCAGCCGGGATCGGATCGTTCATGAGCTTTGGTCCGATCATTGCTTTTACCTTTGGGGTCTTCATCAAGCCGTTAAGTGAGGAGTTTGGCTGGAGTCGGACAGACATCTCGCTGGCATTTTCTCTCTCGCTGTTTATGCTCAGTGGGATGGCGCCGATCGTGGGTCGATTGGTGGACCGCTTCGGCGCTCGCCGAGTGATTATTCCCTCGGTGTTCATCTTTGGCTTAGGGGTGACGTCGATGGCGTTTCTCTCCGCCAGCCTGTGGCATTTCTATGCGGTGTACCTGGTCTTAGGTCTCGTCTCGGTTGGCGCGGCGACCTTACCCTATTTGGCGGTTGTCTCGCAGTGGTTTGATAGGCGACGCGGGTTGGCGCTAGGGCTGGCGATGATTGGCGTGGGATTAGGAACATTCATCATGCCGTCACTAGCGCAGCATTTGATCGATGTTGTCGGCTGGCGCTCTGCGTATGCGATTCTCGGTGTGATGGTCATTGGTGTCACGATCCCAGTCGTCGCACTCTTTCTCAAAGAGACTCCTGCGCTAATGGGATTACATCCTGATGGTGCAGATCACACGCATTTGACAGAAAGACAAGCACACAGTGAGGCAGAAGGAATGAGCAGCCGTGAGGCATGGCACGCAGTGACGTTCTGGTTTATCTTTGCCGCGTTCTTTCTCATGTCAGTCAGTGTCCACGGCTGTTTGATCCACCTTGTACCGATGTTAACCGATCGCGGGTTATCCGATCAGAGTGCGGCGTTAGCCACGTCGCTTCTTGGTGGCGCGCTCCTCGTCGGACGAGTCGGCGCTGGTTACTTACTCGATCGTTTTACCGCGACGGCTGTGGCAACAGGTTTCCTAGCTGGAGCCGCACTCGGAGTGTTTCTCCTGTGGTGTGAAGCTATCGGCAGTCTTGCCTTTCTTGCAGCCATTCTCGTTGGCTTGGGCGTCGGTGCAGAGACCGACCTCATGCCGTATGTTGTGAGTCGCTATTTTGGCCTGCGCGCATTTGGTGAGATTCTCGGCTGGGTGCTCATGGCATGGGGACTTGGCGGCGTAGTTGGTCCGTACTTGATGGGCGTTGGGTTTGACTCTACGGGCTCCTACAGCGCAGTGTTGGCAGCATTCATGGGGGCCACCGTCATTGCTGCGGGCTTGATGGCCCGCTTGGGGCCCTACCGCTTCTGGGAGCCAGCGGTGGAGGCTGCCTAA